One genomic window of Cricetulus griseus strain 17A/GY chromosome 3, alternate assembly CriGri-PICRH-1.0, whole genome shotgun sequence includes the following:
- the Coro1b gene encoding coronin-1B produces MSFRKVVRQSKFRHVFGQPVKNDQCYEDIRVSRVTWDSTFCAVNPKFLAVIVEASGGGAFMVLPLSKTGRIDKAYPTVCGHTGPVLDIDWCPHNDEVIASGSEDCTVMVWQIPENGLTSPLTEPVVVLEGHTKRVGIVTWHPTARNVLLSAGCDNVVLIWNVGTAEELYRLDTLHPDLIYNVSWNHNGSLFCSACKDKSVRIIDPRRGTLVAEREKAHEGARPMRAIFLADGKVFTTGFSRMSERQLALWDPENLDEPMALQELDSSNGALLPFYDPDTSVVYVCGKGDSSIRYFEITDEAPYIHFLNTFTSKEPQRGMGSMPKRGLEVSKCEIARFYKLHERKCEPIVMTVPRKSDLFQDDLYPDTAGPEAALEAEDWVSGQDADPILISLREAYMPSKQRDLKVSRRNVLSDSRPASSSRPGASTATTISDVFSGTFAGAGESGKLQEVMQELRALRVLVKEQGDRISRLEEQLGRMENGDS; encoded by the exons ATGTCCTTTCGAAAGGTGGTTCGACAGAGCAAATTCCGGCATGTGTTCGGACAGCCGGTCAAGAATGATCAGTGCTATGAGGACATTCGAGTGTCCCGGGTTACCTGGGACAGTACCTTCTGCGCAGTCAACCCCAAGTTCCTGGCAGTGATTGTGGAAGCCAGTGGCGGGGGTGCCTTTATGGTGCTCCCTTTAAGCAAG ACAGGCCGCATTGACAAGGCCTACCCAACAGTGTGTGGGCACACGGGACCTGTTCTGGACATTGACTGGTGTCCCCACAATGATGAAGTCATTGCCAGTGGCTCAGAGGACTGCACAGTCATG GTATGGCAGATTCCAGAGAATGGGCTGACCTCTCCACTGACTGAGCCAGTAGTGGTGCTTGAGGGGCATACCAAGCGTGTGGGCATCGTCACCTGGCACCCCACAGCCCGAAATGTGCTTCTCAGTGCAG GTTGTGACAATGTGGTGCTTATCTGGAATGTGGGCACTGCAGAGGAGCTATACCGCCTGGACACTTTGCACCCTGACCTCATCTACAATGTGAGCTGGAACCACAATGGCAGCCTCTTCTGCTCAGCTTGCAAGGACAAGAGTGTCCGAATCATCGATCCCAGGAGGGGCACCCTGGTGGCA GAGCGGGAGAAGGCTCATGAGGGGGCCCGGCCCATGCGGGCCATCTTTCTGGCCGATGGCAAGGTGTTTACCACTGGTTTCAGCCGCATGAGTGAACGACAACTGGCATTGTGGGACCCA GAAAACCTTGATGAGCCCATGGCCCTACAGGAATTGGATTCAAGCAATGGGGCCCTGCTGCCCTTCTATGACCCAGACACCAGCGTGGTCTATGTCTGTGGCAAG GGTGACTCCAGCATCCGGTACTTTGAAATCACAGATGAGGCTCCCTACATCCACTTCCTGAATACATTCACCAGCAAAGAACCCCAAAGGGGTATGGGTAGCATGCCTAAGAGGGGCTTGGAGGTCAGCAAGTGTGAAATTGCCCG GTTCTACAAACTCCATGAACGCAAGTGTGAACCCATAGTCATGACCGTGCCAAGAAAG TCCGACCTCTTCCAGGATGATCTTTATCCTGATACAGCTGGACCTGAGGCTGCTCTTGAGGCAGAGGATTGGGTGAGCGGGCAGGATGCTGATCCGATCCTGATCTCACTACGGGAAGCATATATGCCCAGTAAACAACGGGATCTGAAGGTCAGCCGGCGAAATGTGCTATCGGACAGTCGGCCTGCCAGTTCCAGCCGCCCTGGAGCCTCCACAGCTACCACAATTTCTGATGTTTTCAGTGGCACCTTTGCTGGGGCTGGT GAATCTGGGAAACTACAAGAGGTGATGCAAGAGCTCCGGGCACTTCGAGTGCTGGTCAAGGAACAGGGGGACCGTATTAGCCGCCTAGAGGAACAGCTGGGCCGCATGGAGAATGGCGATTCATAG